In a single window of the Labrus mixtus chromosome 20, fLabMix1.1, whole genome shotgun sequence genome:
- the LOC132954556 gene encoding protein PET100 homolog, mitochondrial, which yields MGVKIEVFRMMLYLSFPVAMFWVSNQAEYFEEYIVKRKREIFPPDEKMHRKELEDFKERMRVRKEQRILKEIAVETEN from the exons ATGGGTGTTAAAATAGAGGTGTTTAGA ATGATGCTGTATCTATCCTTTCCTGTGGCTATGTTCTGGGTCTCAAATCAAGCAGAGTACTTTGAAGAGTACATAGTAAAGAGAAAG AGGGAGATCTTCCCACCTGACGAGAAAATGCAT aGGAAAGAGTTGGAAGACTTCAAAGAGCGGATGCGTGTTCGGAAGGAGCAGAGAATATTAAAAGAGATTGCTGTGGAAACAGAGAACTGA